One region of Limisphaera ngatamarikiensis genomic DNA includes:
- a CDS encoding outer membrane beta-barrel protein, whose amino-acid sequence MKRIVASVGLVTVGITGVSAYSPGLLGPDATKTWSVSATLRGFYDDNYAYGYSNQQERDSFGFNIAPSVQFNLPLEQTYLGLRYLYSGKYYEDRSSDAWDHSHQVDLRLNHAFSERYSVDLSNTFVVAQEPELLDNGVPYRTEGDNIRNRARFLASAQLTRLLGVQLGYNNVYWNYDQDQVVAPGGVFQRASLSGLLDRVEHLIVGNLRWQALPETTALVGYNFGITHYTGDQQIAWLDPFQTIPVMSKDRDNVSHYVYAGVNHAFLRNASASLKLGATYIDYDNDRINQDKWIPYVDVSASYGYARGGNVQIGFVHSFYATDVIAPFGGRITGSQESSTVYGMISHQITPKLVAIANVRYQDSTFDGGLYGDQSDRFFSAGINLTYQINRFLSCEAGYNFDRLNSDIPARSYDRNRVYIGVTATY is encoded by the coding sequence ATGAAAAGGATCGTGGCATCTGTCGGCTTGGTGACGGTCGGGATCACGGGCGTTTCCGCTTACTCTCCCGGGCTGCTAGGGCCGGACGCAACCAAGACGTGGAGTGTCTCCGCCACGTTGCGCGGCTTTTACGACGACAACTACGCCTACGGCTACAGCAACCAGCAGGAGCGTGACAGCTTCGGGTTCAACATTGCCCCGTCGGTTCAGTTCAACCTGCCGCTGGAGCAGACCTACCTCGGCCTGCGGTACCTTTACTCCGGCAAGTATTACGAGGACCGCAGCAGCGACGCTTGGGATCACAGCCACCAGGTTGACCTCCGCCTGAACCACGCGTTTTCGGAGCGTTACAGCGTTGACCTGAGCAACACCTTTGTGGTGGCCCAGGAGCCCGAGCTGCTCGACAACGGCGTGCCCTACCGGACGGAAGGCGACAACATCCGGAACCGGGCTCGGTTCCTCGCCAGTGCCCAACTGACCCGGTTGTTGGGCGTGCAGCTGGGCTACAACAACGTCTATTGGAACTATGATCAGGACCAGGTCGTCGCTCCCGGCGGGGTCTTCCAGCGTGCCAGTCTGTCGGGTTTGTTGGACCGGGTGGAACACCTGATTGTGGGCAACCTCCGGTGGCAGGCCCTGCCGGAGACCACCGCCCTCGTGGGATACAATTTCGGCATTACGCATTACACCGGGGATCAGCAAATCGCGTGGCTCGATCCATTCCAGACCATTCCGGTCATGTCTAAGGACCGCGACAACGTATCACACTATGTGTATGCGGGCGTGAACCATGCCTTCCTGCGCAACGCCAGTGCGTCGTTGAAGCTGGGGGCCACCTACATCGACTACGACAACGACCGGATCAACCAGGACAAGTGGATTCCCTATGTGGACGTGAGCGCCAGCTACGGCTATGCCCGTGGCGGGAACGTGCAGATCGGCTTTGTGCACTCCTTCTATGCGACCGACGTGATTGCGCCGTTTGGCGGCCGCATCACCGGTTCGCAGGAAAGCAGCACCGTCTACGGCATGATCAGTCACCAGATCACACCCAAACTGGTCGCCATCGCCAACGTTCGCTATCAGGACTCAACCTTCGATGGCGGGCTGTACGGTGACCAGAGCGACCGGTTCTTCTCGGCGGGGATCAACCTGACCTACCAGATCAACCGCTTCCTTTCGTGCGAGGCCGGCTACAACTTCGACCGGCTGAACTCGGACATCCCGGCCCGGTCCTATGACCGCAATCGGGTGTACATTGGAGTCACCGCCACCTACTGA
- a CDS encoding GumC family protein, with product MEPNKVATPPPETKLHFLDYWRIIRIRKTVILAVFFLVVLTAVIVTYMMPQRYASTALIKVERDISDIRGFVDPLYNPGYDPYFIETEFQVINSEVVLTNVVNELDLMRRWGEKYAGGEPLKMTEALMLLRSRMDLSPRRNTSIIEIRVISEDPQEAADIANAVARSYERYRIEQRKKLSMGGIAVLVDRLEEHQKRIDETQRELDRLRRELQISDVDAAGTGPSLLLESETVRRMEALRIEAKSQYEAEAKLLEQLKSVPRDQLPQVLSAAMRDDPQLTELLQSLNLAEQALIQLRRDYADEHPTVVTVRKQIEDLKRKITNRVDGLLLGLEVRVASLKERLDSIVAEFEEARRKDIEKVEKSRPYFEKKRELENLVAFQRVLENKLKAERIDVDLPKTAMVTIVEQAQPGLRPVQPKKGLNIALGVIFGLVVGVGLAFFIEYLDTSVKTIDDVERALGAPVLGVIPQNVGLLLEEGAESPHAEAYRVLRTNILFSRKDERLNTLVVVSAGAGEGKTTTVLNLATVFAQSNQRVLIVDSDLRRPALHKRLKVSNAIGLTNYLLRQNKLEEVIQTTQLPTLDFMPSGKLPSSSLGILSSQAMRELIQELKQRYDFVFFDSPPIMGVSDASILASEVDMALQVIQYRRYPQPMNIRAKQMIEKVGGNLVGIVLNNINLSQDESYYYYSGYYHDYYYRSDDSEKSDSGKGREKTDKAAGELARTEIKPKY from the coding sequence ATGGAACCGAACAAAGTCGCTACCCCTCCCCCCGAAACCAAGCTGCACTTCCTCGACTACTGGCGGATCATTCGGATCCGCAAGACGGTCATTCTCGCGGTCTTCTTCCTGGTGGTGCTGACGGCGGTCATCGTGACCTACATGATGCCCCAGCGCTACGCCAGCACCGCCCTGATCAAGGTCGAGCGCGACATTAGCGACATCCGGGGCTTTGTGGACCCGCTCTACAACCCGGGTTACGATCCCTACTTCATCGAGACGGAATTCCAGGTCATCAACTCCGAGGTCGTGCTCACCAACGTGGTCAACGAGCTCGATCTGATGCGGCGGTGGGGCGAAAAATACGCGGGCGGCGAGCCTCTGAAGATGACCGAGGCCCTGATGCTGCTCCGCAGCCGCATGGACCTCAGCCCGCGCCGGAACACCAGCATCATTGAGATCCGCGTGATCAGCGAAGATCCCCAGGAGGCGGCCGACATCGCCAACGCCGTGGCCCGCAGCTACGAACGGTACCGCATTGAGCAGCGCAAAAAGCTCAGCATGGGCGGTATTGCCGTCCTGGTGGACCGCTTGGAGGAGCACCAGAAACGAATCGACGAGACGCAGCGCGAGCTGGACCGGCTCCGGCGCGAACTGCAGATTTCCGACGTGGACGCGGCCGGGACCGGACCGAGTCTGTTGCTGGAGTCCGAGACCGTCCGGCGGATGGAGGCCCTGCGAATCGAAGCCAAATCCCAGTACGAGGCCGAAGCCAAGTTGCTCGAGCAACTCAAATCCGTACCGCGGGATCAGCTCCCGCAGGTCCTGTCCGCGGCCATGCGTGACGATCCCCAGTTGACCGAGCTGCTCCAGAGCCTCAACCTGGCTGAGCAAGCCCTGATCCAACTCCGCCGCGACTACGCCGATGAACACCCCACCGTGGTCACCGTGCGGAAGCAAATCGAGGATTTGAAGCGCAAGATTACCAACCGCGTGGATGGTTTGTTGTTGGGGCTGGAGGTCCGGGTTGCCTCGCTCAAGGAACGGCTCGATTCCATCGTGGCGGAGTTTGAGGAGGCCCGCCGCAAGGACATCGAAAAGGTCGAGAAAAGCCGGCCCTACTTTGAAAAGAAGCGGGAACTGGAGAACCTCGTTGCCTTCCAGAGGGTTCTGGAGAACAAGCTCAAGGCCGAGCGGATTGACGTGGACCTGCCCAAGACCGCGATGGTCACCATTGTGGAACAGGCCCAGCCCGGTCTTCGGCCCGTCCAGCCCAAGAAAGGCCTGAACATCGCCCTGGGGGTGATCTTCGGTCTGGTCGTGGGTGTGGGCCTTGCCTTCTTCATCGAGTACCTCGACACCAGCGTCAAGACCATTGACGACGTGGAACGCGCCCTGGGTGCGCCGGTGCTGGGCGTCATCCCCCAGAACGTCGGCCTGCTGCTGGAGGAGGGCGCCGAAAGCCCGCACGCGGAAGCGTACCGTGTCCTGCGGACCAACATCCTGTTCTCGCGGAAGGACGAGCGCCTGAACACCCTCGTGGTGGTGAGCGCCGGCGCCGGCGAGGGCAAGACCACCACCGTATTGAACCTGGCCACCGTGTTCGCCCAGAGCAATCAACGGGTCCTGATTGTGGACTCCGACCTGCGCCGGCCGGCGCTGCACAAGCGGCTCAAGGTCAGTAACGCGATCGGCCTGACCAACTACCTCCTGCGCCAGAACAAGCTCGAGGAGGTCATTCAAACCACCCAGTTGCCCACGCTCGACTTCATGCCCAGCGGCAAATTGCCCAGCAGTTCGCTTGGGATCCTCAGCTCACAAGCCATGCGCGAGCTGATCCAGGAACTGAAGCAGCGGTACGACTTCGTGTTCTTCGATTCGCCGCCCATCATGGGGGTGAGCGACGCCTCGATCCTGGCCAGCGAGGTGGACATGGCGCTCCAGGTCATCCAATACCGTCGCTACCCGCAGCCCATGAACATCCGGGCCAAGCAAATGATCGAAAAGGTGGGCGGCAACCTGGTGGGCATCGTCCTGAACAACATCAACCTTTCCCAGGACGAGAGCTATTACTACTACAGCGGCTACTACCACGATTACTACTACCGGAGCGACGATTCCGAGAAGTCCGACTCCGGCAAGGGCAGGGAGAAGACCGACAAGGCCGCGGGCGAACTTGCCCGAACCGAAATCAAACCCAAATACTAG
- a CDS encoding polysaccharide biosynthesis/export family protein codes for MSHAAQRSKGWHVLFCGLVLTWFLSGCGTPESERAAFPEPAVVGGGGGAPVAQPPALSTNRTEVMGAVEKFRIGDTVTVNFSGVDSPPPPHEERIKEDGTITLPMIGSVIAAGKTAGELQKELQERYSRYYTRLTVTVKSLERFYYVGGEVRSPGRYPWLGELTVTQAIQSAGDFTDFARKTRVLLVRANGQTEVVDCRKAIERPELDPKVMPGDRIHVPRRFW; via the coding sequence ATGAGCCACGCAGCACAGCGTTCCAAGGGATGGCATGTCCTCTTTTGTGGGCTGGTTTTGACCTGGTTCCTTTCGGGTTGCGGGACCCCGGAATCCGAAAGGGCGGCATTTCCGGAACCTGCCGTGGTTGGCGGGGGGGGCGGTGCGCCGGTGGCCCAGCCCCCGGCACTTTCCACCAACCGCACCGAGGTAATGGGTGCGGTGGAAAAATTCCGGATCGGCGACACGGTAACCGTGAACTTTTCGGGAGTGGATTCGCCTCCACCGCCGCACGAGGAGCGGATCAAGGAGGACGGCACCATTACGCTGCCGATGATCGGCTCGGTGATTGCCGCGGGGAAAACCGCGGGGGAACTGCAGAAGGAACTCCAGGAACGGTACTCCCGCTATTACACGCGCCTGACCGTGACGGTGAAGTCACTGGAACGATTTTATTATGTGGGCGGCGAGGTGCGGTCGCCGGGTCGTTACCCGTGGTTGGGCGAGCTGACCGTGACCCAGGCCATTCAATCCGCCGGCGATTTCACCGATTTTGCCCGCAAAACCCGGGTCCTGCTGGTGCGCGCCAATGGCCAGACCGAGGTGGTGGACTGTCGCAAGGCCATTGAACGGCCCGAGCTGGATCCCAAGGTCATGCCCGGCGACCGGATCCACGTGCCGCGGCGGTTTTGGTGA
- a CDS encoding FHA domain-containing protein translates to MIELVGLTDPVRGRRYTIRRLPAFLGRNPDSDVALEAPGVWDRHLRFDWDRTQGILVSSLGAAGLWVNDQPVREARLRNGDILTVGGVRLRFQLSPTSVRPRLVSSAVAWLVVFGVMALELWLMGRAGG, encoded by the coding sequence ATGATCGAGTTGGTGGGTCTGACCGACCCGGTTCGGGGGCGCCGTTATACCATCCGGCGCCTTCCGGCTTTTCTGGGTCGGAATCCGGACAGCGATGTGGCACTCGAAGCCCCGGGCGTCTGGGACCGGCATTTGCGGTTTGACTGGGATCGAACGCAGGGAATTCTCGTCAGCAGCCTGGGCGCGGCCGGTTTGTGGGTCAACGACCAGCCCGTGCGCGAGGCGCGGCTCCGAAACGGGGACATACTGACTGTCGGTGGTGTGCGGCTTCGCTTTCAGTTGTCCCCCACCAGCGTTCGTCCGCGGCTTGTTTCGAGCGCGGTGGCCTGGCTGGTGGTTTTCGGGGTCATGGCACTGGAGCTGTGGCTCATGGGCCGGGCCGGTGGTTGA
- the purH gene encoding bifunctional phosphoribosylaminoimidazolecarboxamide formyltransferase/IMP cyclohydrolase, with amino-acid sequence MGKIERALISVWDKTGLVPFARTLAEAGVEILSTGGTARVLREAGIRVVELSDYTGFPEMLDGRVKTLHPKVHGGLLFLRDNPQHQATVAAHGIRPIDLVVVNLYPFEQTVAREGVTYEEAIENIDIGGPAMLRSAAKNHASVTVVVDPADYDVVAREIRQTGQTTPELRRQLAVKVFARTAAYDAAIHAWLSQRNLDPTAAPTPPDLLLLSAPRVQRLRYGENPHQTAALYGRFGEYFTQLHGRELSYNNILDLTAAASLIAEFADDPPTVAILKHTNPCGVGQGNTLREGWEKALATDRQAPFGGIIAVNRPLDGDCAAAIAEVFSEVIVAPAFTEEALQILQRNKNLRLVRQLKPQPPPPEWETRSVGFESWLHQTRDRVPAPPAELRVVTRRAPTEEEWRALRFGWRVVKHVKSNAIVYAGPDRTLGIGAGQMSRVDASRIAVWKAREAGLSLQGSVVCSDAFFPFPDGLIAAADAGATAAIQPGGSVRDEEVIAAADARGMAMVFTGYRHFRH; translated from the coding sequence ATGGGAAAGATCGAGCGAGCGTTGATTTCGGTTTGGGACAAGACCGGGCTGGTGCCCTTTGCCCGGACGTTGGCGGAAGCCGGGGTTGAAATCCTGTCCACCGGGGGCACGGCCCGCGTGTTGCGGGAGGCGGGGATCCGGGTGGTCGAGCTCAGCGATTACACCGGGTTCCCCGAGATGTTGGATGGACGGGTGAAGACGCTGCATCCCAAGGTGCACGGCGGGCTGTTGTTTCTGCGCGACAACCCCCAACACCAGGCCACCGTCGCCGCACACGGAATCCGGCCGATCGACCTGGTGGTGGTGAATCTTTACCCGTTCGAACAGACCGTGGCCCGCGAAGGGGTGACGTACGAGGAGGCGATCGAGAACATTGACATCGGCGGCCCGGCCATGCTCCGCAGCGCGGCCAAGAACCACGCCAGCGTGACCGTGGTGGTGGATCCGGCCGATTACGACGTCGTGGCCCGGGAGATCCGGCAGACGGGTCAAACCACCCCGGAACTGCGCCGGCAACTGGCGGTCAAGGTCTTTGCCCGCACAGCGGCCTATGACGCCGCCATCCACGCCTGGTTGTCGCAAAGGAACTTGGATCCGACCGCCGCCCCGACGCCGCCCGATCTTCTGCTGCTGAGCGCGCCCCGGGTCCAGAGGTTGCGGTACGGCGAGAATCCCCATCAGACGGCCGCGTTGTACGGCCGTTTTGGCGAGTATTTCACCCAGTTGCACGGGCGTGAGCTTTCCTACAACAACATCCTGGACCTGACGGCCGCCGCATCGCTGATCGCCGAGTTTGCCGACGACCCGCCCACGGTGGCGATTCTCAAACACACCAACCCCTGCGGCGTGGGCCAGGGCAATACCTTGCGGGAGGGATGGGAAAAGGCCCTGGCCACCGACCGACAAGCCCCCTTCGGTGGCATCATCGCGGTGAACCGGCCGCTGGACGGCGATTGCGCGGCCGCAATCGCCGAGGTTTTCAGCGAAGTCATCGTGGCACCCGCATTCACCGAGGAAGCCCTCCAGATCCTGCAGCGAAACAAGAACCTCCGCCTGGTCCGTCAACTGAAACCGCAGCCGCCCCCGCCCGAATGGGAAACGCGCAGTGTCGGGTTCGAATCGTGGCTGCATCAGACGCGCGACCGTGTGCCCGCGCCGCCAGCGGAACTGCGCGTGGTGACGCGGCGGGCGCCGACGGAAGAGGAGTGGCGGGCGCTGCGGTTTGGATGGCGCGTGGTCAAGCACGTCAAATCCAACGCCATCGTTTACGCCGGGCCGGATCGGACCCTGGGCATCGGCGCGGGCCAGATGAGTCGGGTGGACGCCAGCCGCATTGCGGTGTGGAAGGCGCGGGAAGCGGGGCTCTCCCTGCAAGGCAGTGTGGTTTGCAGCGACGCGTTTTTCCCTTTCCCGGACGGGTTGATCGCCGCGGCCGATGCCGGGGCCACGGCTGCAATCCAGCCCGGGGGCTCGGTGCGGGACGAAGAGGTGATCGCAGCGGCCGACGCCCGCGGGATGGCCATGGTGTTCACCGGGTACCGGCACTTCCGGCACTGA
- the rpsJ gene encoding 30S ribosomal protein S10, with translation MPVQRIRIRLKAYDHRVIDHSAREIAETVKRTGARVAGPIPLPTKIERWTVHRSPHVDKKSMETFEQRTHKRLIDIIEPTARTVDELKKLNLPAGVDITIKI, from the coding sequence ATGCCAGTACAACGGATTCGGATTCGGTTGAAGGCCTATGACCACCGGGTCATAGACCACTCGGCGCGCGAGATTGCCGAGACGGTCAAACGAACGGGTGCCCGTGTGGCGGGGCCCATCCCGCTGCCCACCAAGATTGAACGGTGGACGGTGCACCGTTCGCCGCACGTGGACAAGAAGTCCATGGAGACCTTCGAGCAGCGCACCCACAAGCGGCTCATTGACATCATTGAGCCCACTGCGCGGACCGTGGATGAGCTGAAGAAGCTGAACCTTCCGGCCGGGGTGGACATCACGATCAAGATTTGA
- the rplC gene encoding 50S ribosomal protein L3 translates to MIGLIGKKLGQTRIYDANGVLQQVTIVLAGPNRVLQCKTRETDGYNAVQLAFGDQKLQRINKPLLGHLKKYGVSVPDGEPKSPVLLTAVQRIREFRDFSLPVKPGDLIGPGIFAPGDYVDAIGITKGRGFEGVVKRHGFRGGDASHGAKGWHRRPGAIGQRLFPGTVRRGMRMPGHMGQVRRTVQNLEILQVREQENLLLIKGSIPGANGDYVIIREAKKRPKGTARPKSAAPAAAAAEAKPKAAAKPKEAAKKTAKK, encoded by the coding sequence ATGATTGGTCTGATTGGCAAGAAACTCGGCCAGACGCGGATTTACGACGCCAATGGCGTGCTCCAGCAGGTGACGATCGTGCTGGCCGGACCCAACCGGGTGCTGCAGTGCAAGACCAGGGAGACGGACGGTTACAATGCCGTGCAGTTGGCCTTTGGGGATCAGAAACTGCAGCGCATCAACAAGCCCCTGTTGGGGCATTTGAAGAAGTACGGCGTCAGCGTGCCGGACGGGGAACCGAAAAGCCCGGTCTTGTTGACGGCGGTGCAGCGGATTCGCGAGTTCCGGGATTTTTCGCTGCCGGTCAAGCCGGGGGACCTGATCGGGCCGGGGATCTTTGCTCCGGGCGATTATGTGGACGCCATTGGGATCACCAAGGGTCGCGGGTTTGAAGGCGTGGTCAAACGGCACGGGTTCCGCGGCGGCGACGCCTCGCACGGGGCGAAGGGATGGCATCGCCGGCCGGGTGCGATTGGCCAGCGTTTGTTTCCCGGAACGGTCCGGCGCGGGATGCGGATGCCGGGTCACATGGGCCAGGTGCGCCGCACGGTGCAGAACCTGGAGATCCTGCAGGTGCGCGAGCAGGAGAATTTGTTGTTGATCAAGGGGTCCATCCCCGGCGCCAACGGGGATTACGTGATCATTCGCGAGGCCAAGAAACGGCCGAAGGGCACGGCACGGCCGAAGTCGGCCGCGCCCGCCGCGGCGGCGGCCGAGGCCAAGCCGAAGGCGGCTGCCAAGCCGAAAGAGGCTGCCAAGAAAACCGCCAAGAAATAG
- the rplD gene encoding 50S ribosomal protein L4, translated as MKLVVKDTLGKPQGELEVTFPLVEGMRGTQAVHDVVVAHLANRRRGTACTKTMGEVAGTGKKPWRQKGTGRARAGSFQSPLWRGGGVVFGPKPRDFSLKVNEKTKRLALRKALTERLKAGDVIVVDELSLPNHKTRNFLNVLKTLEVKGTVLVVASPPDRNLLLASRNIPFVEVTTGENLHTYDVLRPDTLLFTRAAFEKVQERLREEES; from the coding sequence ATGAAACTCGTTGTCAAAGACACCCTGGGCAAACCGCAGGGGGAACTGGAGGTGACCTTCCCGCTGGTGGAAGGGATGCGGGGGACGCAGGCCGTGCATGACGTTGTGGTGGCACACCTGGCCAATCGGCGTCGGGGCACGGCGTGCACCAAGACGATGGGCGAGGTGGCCGGCACCGGCAAGAAACCGTGGCGCCAGAAGGGGACCGGCCGCGCGCGCGCCGGTTCCTTCCAATCGCCCTTGTGGCGGGGCGGCGGCGTGGTGTTCGGTCCCAAGCCGCGGGATTTCTCGCTCAAGGTCAACGAGAAGACCAAGCGCCTGGCACTGCGCAAGGCGCTGACGGAAAGGCTGAAGGCGGGCGATGTGATTGTGGTGGACGAGCTTTCGCTGCCGAATCACAAGACCCGGAACTTCCTGAACGTGCTCAAGACGCTGGAGGTGAAGGGCACGGTGTTGGTGGTGGCCAGTCCGCCGGATCGGAACCTCCTGTTGGCCTCCAGGAACATCCCGTTTGTGGAGGTGACCACGGGTGAGAACCTGCACACGTACGACGTGTTGCGTCCGGACACGCTGCTGTTTACGCGGGCGGCGTTCGAAAAGGTGCAGGAACGTCTGCGCGAGGAGGAGTCCTGA
- the rplW gene encoding 50S ribosomal protein L23 produces the protein MNSFEIVKTVRLTEKGTRQSENYNQYTVVVDRRANKYQIRKAVEELFKVKVVRVNTMNVRGKLRRQRTHQAGKSPDWKKAIVTLKEGDKIILT, from the coding sequence ATGAACAGCTTTGAGATCGTCAAAACAGTGCGCCTGACGGAGAAGGGCACCCGGCAGAGCGAGAATTACAACCAGTACACCGTGGTGGTGGATCGGCGGGCCAACAAGTACCAGATCCGGAAGGCCGTCGAGGAACTGTTCAAGGTCAAGGTGGTGCGGGTGAACACGATGAACGTGCGTGGGAAGCTGCGCCGCCAGAGAACCCATCAAGCGGGCAAATCGCCCGACTGGAAGAAGGCGATCGTCACCCTCAAGGAGGGCGACAAGATCATTTTGACCTGA
- a CDS encoding NYN domain-containing protein: protein MSPVRILIDGYSLLHQWPELAPGSPRHSARARDALIQVLTRYQDATGTPVTVFFDARNRRGPAPPRDPAAIEVLYSEPGQTADALIERAAARLVAWGEVLVVTEDVAERQTVEAFGAWTWSCQEFIRHLRSTLEEQRTRLEQLNRRDQARFRNRR from the coding sequence GTGTCGCCCGTACGGATCCTGATCGACGGTTACAGTCTGCTGCATCAGTGGCCGGAGCTGGCTCCCGGTTCGCCGCGGCATTCGGCCCGGGCGCGCGACGCGCTCATCCAGGTGTTGACCCGGTATCAGGACGCCACGGGCACCCCGGTGACGGTTTTCTTCGATGCCCGGAACCGTCGGGGACCGGCTCCGCCCCGGGACCCGGCGGCCATTGAGGTGCTGTATTCGGAGCCCGGGCAGACTGCAGACGCGCTGATTGAGCGGGCTGCGGCGCGATTGGTGGCGTGGGGCGAGGTGTTGGTGGTCACGGAAGATGTGGCCGAGCGCCAGACGGTGGAGGCTTTTGGTGCCTGGACGTGGTCCTGCCAGGAGTTCATCCGCCATCTCCGGAGCACACTGGAGGAGCAGCGCACTCGGTTGGAACAACTCAACCGGCGTGACCAGGCGCGGTTTCGGAATCGCCGATGA